The proteins below come from a single Asanoa ferruginea genomic window:
- a CDS encoding GIY-YIG nuclease family protein, translated as MNISEMRPDDVRTDEALRLLSGRPFSLDIAVKGLSRGSGVYAWWAGPSIFPELPGPPNASVPSLRLIYLGRAGSLRGRILRNHLRRSGSSTLRRTLVGLLDSEGYETTWTDRVVLIPEDETRLTAWMHANLRLTWAEDPEPETIEAELVRRLHPPLNVHGVDPQDVQPAVVAAKNAYNISSGPPEPQDQDQLRKVRR; from the coding sequence ATGAATATTTCCGAAATGCGACCCGACGACGTCCGCACCGACGAGGCTCTGCGCCTGCTGTCCGGCCGGCCGTTCAGCCTCGACATCGCGGTCAAGGGACTCAGCCGGGGCAGCGGCGTCTATGCCTGGTGGGCCGGTCCGTCGATCTTTCCCGAGCTGCCCGGGCCGCCGAACGCGAGCGTCCCGTCGCTACGGCTGATCTACCTCGGCCGGGCGGGCAGCCTGCGGGGCCGGATCCTGCGCAACCATCTGCGGCGCTCGGGCAGTTCGACGCTGCGCCGCACCCTGGTCGGGCTGCTCGATTCCGAGGGCTACGAGACGACCTGGACCGACCGTGTCGTCCTGATCCCCGAGGACGAGACCCGGCTGACCGCCTGGATGCACGCGAACCTGCGCCTGACCTGGGCCGAAGACCCGGAGCCGGAGACCATCGAGGCCGAGCTCGTGCGGCGCCTGCACCCGCCGCTCAACGTGCACGGCGTCGACCCGCAAGACGTCCAGCCGGCCGTGGTGGCCGCGAAGAACGCGTACAACATCAGCAGCGGCCCGCCCGAGCCACAAGATCAAGATCAGCTCCGGAAGGTACGCCGGTAG
- a CDS encoding cupin domain-containing protein — translation MESLERKTFNTPDETRTFQGKGFAEMVTLSGHPIGRVTFEPGWRWTTNVQPIAGTPTCQTAHLGYVLSGRMRVMMDDGPTMELGPGDVFAVQPGHDAEVLGDEACVTLDFGELADYARRR, via the coding sequence ATGGAATCGTTGGAACGCAAGACATTCAACACACCCGATGAGACCCGAACGTTCCAGGGCAAGGGCTTCGCCGAGATGGTGACGCTCTCGGGGCACCCCATCGGCCGGGTGACGTTCGAGCCGGGCTGGCGGTGGACCACCAACGTCCAACCGATCGCCGGCACGCCCACCTGCCAGACCGCCCACCTGGGCTACGTCCTGTCTGGACGGATGCGGGTCATGATGGACGACGGACCGACGATGGAACTCGGCCCGGGCGACGTGTTCGCCGTCCAGCCAGGCCACGACGCCGAGGTCCTCGGCGACGAGGCCTGCGTGACCCTCGACTTCGGCGAGCTCGCCGACTACGCCCGCCGCCGCTGA
- a CDS encoding TetR/AcrR family transcriptional regulator, which translates to MGRREDVLDAAITLLGTDGVRAVTHRAVDAEAGLPAGATSNLFRTRDALLDGVVERFAAREKANWDDLAARTTPTTPAELTAVLATVARDAVGPHRTLTLARYVILVEAAHHPALRAALLAAGSRVDAWFTMWLRVAGSADPERDAPILMNAYSGLILHELANPDPAFDPAGRLTPLVEALMGGTDAP; encoded by the coding sequence ATGGGCCGCCGCGAAGACGTTCTCGACGCCGCGATCACCCTGCTCGGCACGGACGGGGTGCGCGCGGTGACCCACCGCGCGGTCGACGCCGAGGCCGGCCTGCCCGCCGGCGCCACCTCCAACCTGTTCCGCACCCGCGACGCGCTCCTCGACGGGGTGGTGGAGCGGTTCGCCGCCCGCGAGAAGGCCAACTGGGACGACCTCGCCGCCCGGACCACGCCCACCACTCCGGCCGAGCTGACCGCCGTGCTCGCCACGGTCGCCCGCGACGCCGTCGGTCCACACCGGACGCTGACACTGGCCCGCTACGTGATCCTCGTCGAGGCCGCACACCATCCGGCCCTGCGCGCGGCGCTGCTGGCCGCCGGCAGCCGGGTCGACGCCTGGTTCACGATGTGGCTGCGGGTCGCCGGGTCGGCCGACCCCGAGCGCGACGCGCCCATCCTGATGAACGCCTATTCCGGGCTGATCCTGCACGAGCTGGCCAACCCGGATCCGGCCTTCGACCCCGCCGGGCGGCTGACCCCGCTCGTCGAGGCGCTGATGGGAGGCACCGATGCACCGTGA
- a CDS encoding DUF402 domain-containing protein codes for MNVFSPGAVVDRREVLHGRPWVVTPVRVVEDTHDELAVFLAEGTPLFFPDHPFGAHPWSARERWGETSVLQVQRPGDAHAVWGFFEQGAFTGWYVNFQAPMRRWSHGFDTVDHGVDIWIPGGGPDWQWKDRDDVADLVRAGRLTAAEADDVWAETDKVAQALDRGERWWSRWDGWTPEPNRR; via the coding sequence GTGAACGTCTTCAGTCCGGGCGCGGTCGTAGACCGTCGTGAAGTGCTGCATGGCCGGCCCTGGGTGGTGACGCCGGTGCGAGTCGTCGAGGACACCCACGACGAGCTGGCGGTCTTCCTCGCCGAGGGGACGCCGTTGTTCTTCCCTGATCATCCGTTCGGCGCCCACCCGTGGAGCGCACGCGAGCGGTGGGGGGAGACCAGCGTGCTCCAGGTGCAGCGCCCTGGCGATGCGCATGCGGTCTGGGGATTCTTCGAGCAGGGTGCCTTCACAGGCTGGTATGTCAACTTCCAGGCGCCGATGCGTCGCTGGTCGCACGGCTTCGACACCGTCGATCACGGCGTCGACATCTGGATACCTGGTGGCGGCCCGGACTGGCAATGGAAGGACCGCGACGATGTCGCCGACCTGGTGCGCGCCGGCCGGCTGACGGCGGCGGAGGCCGATGACGTGTGGGCGGAGACCGACAAGGTCGCGCAGGCGTTGGATCGGGGCGAGCGTTGGTGGAGTCGTTGGGACGGCTGGACGCCGGAACCGAACAGGCGCTAG
- a CDS encoding low temperature requirement protein A, which yields MAIQARVRPVTEEHRATPFELFFDLVYVFAVTQITGYMAHEHTATGVLQGLLTLALLWGTWSGYTWLGNHSRADEGILRTGMVVAMVAMFVVALAIPEAWHDAPGGLDGPLVLVCAYLLVRGVHLAVYTVAAAGDAPLRHQIAISWLPITVAAALLVSGALLGGAAQLALFGIAVLVDWVGIYLTARRGEWRLHSPAHLTERHGLFIILAIGESVVAIGVGAADQPVSVSLLVAAVLGVATAICLWWLYFDVVSLAAERRLDQEPGRARVDLAIEAYTYGHFPIVAGIVLAALGVEGVLAHAGESEPLGLFSALALFGGLALYLAGHLVFEHRMHRTRSLPRLLTACALLLVAPAAAVLPPLAGLAGLVVILIGLIVVETGQHAEIRQRLRGALS from the coding sequence ATGGCGATCCAGGCGCGGGTCCGACCCGTCACCGAAGAGCATCGGGCGACCCCGTTCGAGTTGTTCTTCGACCTCGTCTACGTCTTCGCGGTCACCCAGATCACCGGCTACATGGCGCACGAGCACACCGCGACCGGAGTCCTGCAAGGGCTCTTGACGCTGGCGTTGCTGTGGGGCACCTGGTCCGGCTACACGTGGCTGGGCAACCATTCACGGGCCGACGAAGGGATTCTGCGCACCGGCATGGTTGTCGCGATGGTGGCGATGTTCGTGGTCGCGCTGGCCATCCCCGAGGCCTGGCACGACGCGCCCGGCGGGCTCGACGGCCCACTCGTTCTGGTCTGCGCCTACCTGCTGGTCCGCGGCGTGCACCTCGCGGTCTACACCGTGGCCGCCGCCGGTGACGCACCACTGCGGCATCAGATCGCGATCAGCTGGCTGCCGATAACGGTGGCGGCCGCGTTGCTGGTCTCCGGCGCGTTGCTGGGCGGCGCGGCGCAACTCGCGCTCTTCGGCATCGCCGTGCTGGTCGACTGGGTCGGCATCTACCTGACCGCCCGGCGCGGGGAGTGGCGGCTGCACAGCCCGGCACACCTGACCGAGCGACACGGCCTGTTCATCATCCTGGCCATCGGCGAGTCGGTCGTCGCCATCGGTGTCGGCGCCGCCGATCAGCCGGTCAGCGTGTCATTGCTGGTCGCGGCCGTGCTCGGGGTCGCGACGGCGATCTGCCTGTGGTGGCTCTACTTCGACGTGGTGTCGCTCGCGGCTGAGCGGCGGCTCGACCAGGAGCCGGGCCGGGCCCGGGTCGACCTGGCCATCGAGGCCTACACCTACGGCCACTTCCCCATCGTCGCCGGCATCGTGCTCGCCGCGCTCGGTGTCGAGGGCGTGTTGGCGCACGCCGGCGAGAGCGAGCCGCTGGGCCTGTTCTCCGCGCTCGCGCTCTTCGGCGGCCTGGCGCTCTACCTCGCCGGGCATCTGGTGTTCGAGCACCGGATGCACCGCACGCGCAGCCTTCCGCGGCTGCTGACCGCCTGCGCGCTCCTGCTCGTCGCGCCGGCCGCCGCCGTCCTCCCACCGCTCGCCGGGCTGGCCGGCCTGGTGGTCATCCTTATCGGACTGATCGTGGTGGAGACCGGCCAGCACGCGGAGATCCGCCAGCGCCTCCGCGGCGCTCTGTCCTGA
- a CDS encoding helix-turn-helix domain-containing protein translates to MTTIALAATEGMLHFELGMACEVFVRDPTGLADPWYDLVVCGPGPVGIGRFRMDPDDGLDRLVRADTVIIPAVEDIDTELPAELIDAVRAAHAAGARMVSLCTGAFVLAAAGVLDGLRATTHWAHTEALAARYPRVRVDPDVLYVDNGNVLASAGKAAAIDLCLHLIRRDHGSTVANAVARRLVVPPHRAGGQAQFVTTPVPARDDHPLGNLLPWAMERLDRPLTVEDLARQANMSSRNLARHFRSATGTTPLQWLSTQRIRRAQELLENTDKSIDLIAEAAGMGTATTLRRQFNRTVGVPPDAYRRTFRS, encoded by the coding sequence ATGACCACGATCGCGCTCGCCGCCACCGAAGGCATGCTGCATTTCGAGCTCGGCATGGCCTGTGAGGTCTTCGTCCGTGATCCCACCGGGCTGGCGGACCCGTGGTATGACCTCGTGGTCTGCGGTCCGGGGCCGGTCGGGATCGGCAGGTTCCGGATGGATCCCGACGACGGGCTGGACCGGCTGGTTCGCGCCGACACCGTGATCATCCCAGCCGTGGAAGACATCGACACGGAGCTGCCGGCCGAGCTGATCGACGCCGTCCGGGCCGCCCACGCGGCCGGCGCTCGGATGGTGTCCCTGTGCACGGGTGCGTTCGTGCTGGCCGCCGCCGGGGTGCTCGACGGGCTGCGCGCGACCACGCACTGGGCACACACCGAGGCGCTGGCCGCGCGCTATCCACGGGTGCGGGTCGACCCGGACGTGCTCTACGTCGACAACGGCAACGTGCTTGCCTCGGCCGGCAAAGCCGCCGCGATCGATCTGTGCCTGCACCTGATCCGGCGCGACCACGGATCGACGGTCGCCAACGCCGTCGCGCGTCGCCTGGTCGTGCCGCCGCACCGGGCCGGCGGGCAGGCCCAGTTCGTCACCACCCCGGTGCCCGCGCGCGACGATCATCCGCTGGGCAACCTGCTGCCGTGGGCGATGGAGCGGCTGGACCGTCCGCTGACCGTGGAAGACCTGGCCCGCCAGGCGAACATGAGCTCACGCAACCTCGCCCGCCACTTCAGGTCGGCGACCGGCACCACCCCGCTGCAATGGCTGTCGACGCAGCGCATCCGGCGGGCCCAGGAACTGCTCGAGAACACCGACAAGAGCATCGACCTCATCGCCGAGGCGGCGGGCATGGGAACCGCCACGACGCTGCGCCGGCAGTTCAACCGCACCGTCGGGGTGCCGCCGGACGCCTACCGGCGTACCTTCCGGAGCTGA
- a CDS encoding YcxB family protein: MHIRFDVPADPAYPGRVAAALGAVGLRKYGYVGAVLAALGVIGLAVTQGFGWAEQISPLFIAMIVGGVLAMLYSPLVRLRARRRSGRYAVEGGYDITDDNIMMRSGTESGGIAWDGVTQVTETPEFWIVHVGRMPATVIPRRLMSADDDQTLRAFLAKSGLLQPR; the protein is encoded by the coding sequence GTGCACATCCGTTTTGACGTCCCGGCCGATCCGGCCTACCCGGGCCGCGTGGCCGCCGCGCTCGGCGCCGTTGGGCTGCGCAAATACGGCTACGTCGGTGCGGTGCTGGCGGCGCTCGGGGTGATCGGTCTCGCCGTCACGCAGGGGTTCGGCTGGGCCGAGCAGATCTCGCCGCTGTTCATCGCGATGATCGTGGGTGGCGTGCTGGCGATGCTCTACTCGCCGTTGGTGCGGTTGCGGGCCCGCCGCCGCTCCGGCCGTTACGCCGTCGAGGGCGGCTATGACATCACAGACGACAACATCATGATGCGCAGTGGTACGGAATCCGGCGGCATCGCCTGGGACGGCGTCACCCAGGTAACGGAAACCCCGGAGTTCTGGATCGTGCACGTGGGCCGGATGCCGGCGACCGTGATCCCGCGCCGCCTGATGTCCGCCGACGACGACCAGACCTTGCGCGCGTTTCTGGCCAAGAGCGGGCTGCTCCAACCTCGCTGA
- a CDS encoding maleylpyruvate isomerase family mycothiol-dependent enzyme, translated as MHRDELWRVIDDQRRTLTDQLAELTDDEWRQPSLCAGWTVRDVTAHLTLQHVGAGEALRGLARYRFDVFRATREAACAKAAMPTEELIAEIRGHIGSRRHVPFVTANEALIDVLVHGQDIMAPLGRRHDVPPHAAAAAAARIWSRPFLFPAMKELRGYAFVSTDANFRAGDGPVIEGPILAILLLLTGRRALLGQLSGPGAAALSQPTTPGAAPA; from the coding sequence ATGCACCGTGACGAGCTGTGGCGCGTCATCGACGACCAGCGCCGCACCCTGACCGACCAACTCGCGGAGCTGACCGACGACGAGTGGCGGCAACCGTCGCTCTGTGCCGGATGGACGGTGCGCGACGTCACCGCCCACCTCACCCTCCAGCACGTCGGCGCCGGCGAAGCGTTGCGCGGCCTGGCCCGCTACCGCTTCGACGTCTTCCGGGCCACCCGCGAGGCGGCGTGCGCCAAGGCCGCGATGCCCACGGAAGAGCTGATCGCCGAGATCCGCGGCCACATCGGCTCGCGCCGGCATGTGCCGTTCGTGACCGCCAACGAGGCGCTCATCGACGTGCTGGTGCACGGCCAGGACATCATGGCGCCGCTCGGCCGCCGCCACGACGTCCCGCCGCACGCGGCCGCGGCCGCCGCCGCCCGGATCTGGTCGCGCCCCTTCCTCTTCCCCGCGATGAAAGAGCTGCGGGGGTACGCATTCGTCAGCACCGACGCCAACTTCCGCGCCGGCGACGGCCCCGTGATCGAGGGCCCGATCCTCGCGATCCTGCTGCTTCTGACCGGCCGCCGCGCACTGCTGGGGCAGCTGTCCGGCCCTGGTGCGGCCGCGCTGAGCCAACCGACCACCCCGGGCGCGGCTCCGGCGTAA
- a CDS encoding class F sortase: protein MALWPRVSAGQAGGRHGTPWRAAGVALVAVTAMSGVGLVRASVKETPPPPQPAVEAAPDPEPTSAPSAVVPKHLPRSAPTDITISPIGVRAKIMNLGVNADKTLQVPPLNKATLAGWYSLGPSPGEIGNAVIVGHVSTAELGPTVFFKLGSLRKKDVITIKRKDGTNAQFRVDGVKAYPKKTFPTDLVYGPNSRPGLRLVTCGGKFDEKAHSYVDNVVVFATGI, encoded by the coding sequence ATGGCTCTCTGGCCTAGGGTTTCGGCGGGGCAAGCTGGCGGCCGCCACGGAACTCCGTGGCGCGCCGCCGGCGTCGCTCTCGTCGCCGTCACCGCGATGAGCGGGGTGGGCCTGGTGCGCGCCTCGGTCAAGGAAACACCGCCACCGCCGCAGCCGGCCGTCGAGGCCGCACCCGATCCCGAACCCACCTCGGCGCCGAGCGCCGTCGTGCCCAAACACCTGCCACGGTCGGCACCCACGGACATCACGATCAGCCCGATCGGCGTACGCGCGAAAATCATGAATCTTGGTGTCAACGCCGACAAGACGTTGCAGGTGCCGCCGCTGAACAAGGCGACCCTCGCCGGCTGGTATTCACTGGGGCCGTCGCCGGGCGAGATCGGCAACGCGGTCATCGTCGGGCACGTCTCGACGGCCGAACTCGGGCCGACCGTGTTCTTCAAGCTCGGTTCGCTGCGCAAGAAGGACGTCATCACGATCAAACGCAAAGACGGCACCAACGCCCAGTTCCGGGTCGACGGCGTCAAGGCCTACCCGAAGAAGACCTTCCCGACCGATCTGGTGTACGGACCGAACAGCAGACCGGGCCTACGGCTGGTGACCTGTGGCGGCAAGTTCGACGAGAAGGCACACAGCTACGTCGACAACGTCGTCGTCTTCGCGACCGGCATCTGA
- a CDS encoding DUF4097 family beta strand repeat-containing protein, whose translation MTNNSHASESIMQKFDTTSPISAVLDIPAGRVQFIAADRADTTVRVQPANAAKSSDVKAAQRTTVDYRDGVLRIVDETAKHKIIGSSGSVEVTIELPAGSGVEAKTAAFEVRSIGRLGDVVFEGAYREIKIDEAASVRLTAVDGDVEIGRLGGPAQISTARGAIRIAEAVRGTVVLSTQSGDISVGAAAGVSAVLDAGTGYGRISNALKNDGTAELDIRATTSHGDITARTL comes from the coding sequence ATGACGAACAACAGCCACGCATCGGAGAGCATCATGCAGAAGTTCGACACCACCAGCCCGATCTCCGCCGTCCTCGACATCCCCGCCGGACGCGTCCAGTTCATCGCCGCGGACCGGGCCGACACCACGGTGCGGGTCCAGCCCGCGAACGCCGCGAAGAGCAGCGATGTGAAGGCGGCGCAGCGAACCACGGTCGACTACCGCGACGGCGTCCTGCGGATCGTCGACGAGACCGCGAAGCACAAGATCATCGGCTCCTCGGGGTCCGTCGAGGTGACCATCGAGCTGCCCGCCGGCTCCGGCGTCGAGGCGAAGACGGCCGCCTTCGAGGTCCGCTCCATCGGCCGGCTCGGCGATGTCGTCTTCGAGGGTGCCTACCGCGAGATCAAGATCGACGAAGCAGCGAGCGTACGCCTGACCGCGGTCGACGGCGACGTCGAGATCGGCCGGCTGGGCGGCCCGGCACAGATCAGCACCGCACGGGGTGCCATCCGGATCGCCGAGGCCGTGCGCGGCACGGTCGTGCTCAGCACCCAGTCCGGCGACATCTCGGTCGGCGCCGCTGCCGGTGTGTCGGCCGTGCTGGACGCCGGCACCGGCTACGGCCGCATCAGCAACGCCCTCAAGAACGACGGCACGGCCGAACTCGACATCCGCGCCACTACCTCGCACGGCGACATCACCGCCCGCACCCTTTGA
- a CDS encoding SMI1/KNR4 family protein, giving the protein MSFDIVAGLRDLDTCEDVWDFHYGFAAGWAEPIRESNDVSDAELDAAEEELGVRLPDVVRQGYQLIGRHPDLTSRNGDLYELEDLEYYPADGMLAFRCTHQATAEFMVRLRPW; this is encoded by the coding sequence GTGAGCTTCGACATCGTCGCGGGATTGCGCGACCTCGACACCTGCGAAGACGTCTGGGACTTCCATTACGGCTTCGCCGCCGGGTGGGCCGAGCCGATCAGAGAGTCCAACGACGTCAGCGACGCCGAACTCGACGCGGCCGAAGAGGAACTCGGGGTGCGGCTTCCCGACGTGGTCCGGCAGGGCTACCAACTCATCGGCCGCCATCCCGACCTGACCAGCCGCAACGGCGACCTCTACGAACTCGAGGACCTGGAGTACTACCCCGCCGACGGAATGCTTGCCTTCCGCTGCACCCACCAGGCCACCGCCGAGTTCATGGTGCGCCTGCGACCGTGGTGA
- a CDS encoding phytase translates to MTHRSRAAAALVAVLATTLAASPAHAGRPSGPAVVTTDNETPVLYDDEQGGNASGDDPAIWVHPGDSRRSIVVVTAKEGGLRVYDLASRELQALPATAAPRPDAALGRYNNVDMAYGVKLGRQTVDVAVVSDRYNDQLRFFRIDPAGAAARTPLVEVTAPNQRFLFNPDRAAVDEGHSAYGLAVWQPKRGETYAVITQEGATTVATARIVEVGGKLGYTGVRTITMPRSFPLPDGTTWTPCDEPGALPQLEGVAVDQASGALYAAQEDVGVWRIQLPLTGRVAPRLVDRVRDFGIHDAYDPETEECAPIDPSDTGFGGTHLTADAEGVDVYYGHGGRGYVIVSSQGDDTYTVYDREGRNRPLGTFRVRGVRGVDDVNGSDGLAVTNRPVGDYREGLLVTHDEPETGPGVDESRDATNFSYVSFGAIARALNLRIDTSAGNDPRF, encoded by the coding sequence GTGACGCATCGATCGCGCGCAGCAGCCGCCCTCGTCGCGGTGCTCGCCACCACCCTCGCCGCCAGCCCCGCGCACGCCGGCCGTCCGTCCGGGCCCGCCGTCGTGACGACCGACAACGAGACGCCCGTGCTCTACGACGACGAGCAGGGTGGCAACGCGTCCGGTGACGACCCGGCGATCTGGGTGCACCCGGGCGACTCGCGGCGGTCCATTGTGGTCGTCACCGCCAAGGAAGGCGGCCTGCGGGTCTACGATCTCGCCTCGCGCGAGCTACAGGCGCTGCCGGCGACGGCCGCGCCCCGGCCCGACGCGGCGTTGGGTCGCTACAACAACGTCGACATGGCCTACGGTGTCAAGCTCGGTCGTCAGACAGTCGACGTCGCCGTCGTGTCCGACCGCTACAACGACCAGCTCCGGTTCTTCCGCATCGACCCGGCGGGCGCGGCCGCGCGTACCCCATTGGTCGAGGTCACCGCACCCAACCAGAGGTTCCTGTTCAATCCTGATCGCGCGGCGGTCGACGAGGGGCATTCCGCATACGGCCTCGCCGTCTGGCAACCGAAGCGGGGCGAGACCTACGCGGTGATCACGCAGGAGGGCGCGACCACGGTCGCGACCGCGCGGATCGTCGAGGTCGGTGGCAAGCTCGGCTACACCGGCGTCCGGACGATCACCATGCCGCGCAGCTTCCCGCTGCCGGACGGCACCACCTGGACGCCGTGCGACGAGCCCGGCGCCCTGCCGCAGCTCGAAGGCGTCGCGGTCGACCAGGCCTCCGGCGCGCTCTACGCCGCGCAGGAAGACGTCGGCGTCTGGCGGATCCAGCTCCCGCTCACCGGGCGGGTCGCGCCGCGGCTGGTCGACCGGGTGCGCGACTTCGGCATCCACGACGCCTACGACCCCGAGACCGAGGAGTGCGCGCCGATCGACCCCAGCGACACGGGCTTTGGCGGCACTCACCTCACCGCCGACGCCGAGGGGGTCGACGTCTACTACGGACACGGCGGGCGCGGCTACGTCATCGTCTCGAGCCAGGGCGACGACACTTACACGGTGTACGACCGGGAAGGCCGCAACCGCCCGCTCGGCACCTTCCGGGTCCGTGGCGTGCGCGGGGTCGACGACGTCAACGGCTCCGACGGGCTCGCGGTGACCAACCGCCCGGTCGGCGACTACCGCGAGGGCCTGCTGGTGACCCACGACGAGCCGGAGACCGGCCCGGGCGTCGACGAGTCGCGCGACGCGACCAACTTCTCCTACGTCTCGTTCGGCGCGATCGCCCGGGCGCTGAACCTGCGGATCGACACCTCGGCCGGCAACGACCCGCGGTTCTAA
- a CDS encoding SAM-dependent methyltransferase, whose translation MSDPPPLGTGVRLDFNGPLSAARADRLALSLAGRGPATVLDLGCGWGELLLRVLTAAADATGVGVDSHAPDLVRARANAAARGLSDRVTFIDGPAADHATGADLILNIGAYQAFGDISAALSVLRGLVNPGGRLLFAAEFWEQPPPPERLARMWPGITAADCDDLPGLVDRVVAAGFRPLRIETVTRGEWEEFESGLAADAEEWLLANPDHEAAAELRSKLDNQRAIWLRGHRDLMGFAYLTLG comes from the coding sequence ATGAGCGACCCTCCCCCGCTGGGCACCGGTGTCCGCCTCGACTTCAACGGCCCGCTGTCGGCGGCCCGGGCCGACCGCCTCGCCCTCTCCCTGGCCGGCCGCGGGCCGGCCACCGTGCTCGACCTCGGCTGCGGCTGGGGCGAGCTGCTGCTGCGGGTGCTGACGGCGGCGGCCGACGCGACCGGCGTGGGCGTCGACTCACACGCTCCCGACCTGGTCCGGGCCCGGGCCAACGCGGCCGCGCGCGGCCTGTCCGACCGGGTCACCTTCATCGACGGGCCGGCCGCCGACCACGCCACGGGCGCCGACCTGATCCTCAACATCGGCGCCTACCAGGCCTTCGGCGACATCTCCGCCGCCCTGAGCGTGCTTCGCGGCCTGGTCAACCCGGGCGGCCGCCTGCTGTTCGCCGCCGAGTTCTGGGAGCAGCCGCCGCCACCGGAGCGGTTGGCGCGGATGTGGCCGGGCATCACCGCCGCCGACTGCGATGATCTGCCCGGGCTGGTCGACCGGGTGGTCGCGGCCGGGTTCCGCCCGCTGCGGATCGAAACCGTGACCCGCGGCGAGTGGGAGGAGTTCGAGTCGGGGCTGGCCGCCGACGCGGAAGAATGGCTACTGGCCAACCCCGATCACGAGGCGGCCGCCGAGCTGCGCTCCAAACTCGACAACCAACGCGCGATCTGGCTACGCGGCCACCGCGACCTGATGGGCTTCGCCTACCTCACCCTCGGCTAG
- a CDS encoding saccharopine dehydrogenase NADP-binding domain-containing protein produces the protein MDHVVAVFGAYGHTGRFVVAELRARGFVPLLLGRDPGKLEALAASHDYRVASVDDPASLDQALKGAAAIINCAGPFAATAGPVIEAALRARIPYVDVAAEIEANLDTFTHFAGRAETAIVPAMAFFGGLGDLLVTTAMGDWTAADEAHIAYGLSSWHPTAGTLAAGTVSRDRRDGRRVRFTGGRLDYYAGERGLRTLEWDFPAPLGRRTVFDEFTMADVVTIPSHLPIPEVRTCMTTVAANDLGAPDTPAPVAVDERGRSAQTFTVDVVVRSGFTQRRITASGQDIYAISAPLAVEAIHRILTGRTRTTGVASAGEIFDAPDFLRALSAHLSLGPRAESRLPEFA, from the coding sequence ATGGATCACGTTGTGGCAGTTTTCGGCGCGTACGGGCACACCGGCCGGTTCGTGGTGGCGGAGTTGCGCGCCCGCGGCTTCGTACCGCTTCTCCTGGGCCGCGACCCGGGCAAGCTCGAGGCCCTGGCGGCGTCGCACGATTACCGGGTCGCGTCGGTCGACGATCCGGCCTCGCTCGACCAGGCGCTGAAGGGAGCCGCCGCGATCATCAACTGCGCCGGCCCCTTCGCCGCGACCGCGGGCCCGGTGATCGAGGCGGCGCTCCGGGCCAGGATCCCCTACGTCGATGTGGCCGCCGAGATCGAAGCCAACCTCGACACTTTCACCCACTTCGCCGGCCGTGCCGAGACCGCCATCGTTCCCGCGATGGCCTTCTTCGGCGGCCTCGGCGACCTGCTGGTCACGACGGCGATGGGCGACTGGACGGCGGCCGACGAGGCGCACATCGCCTACGGACTGAGCAGTTGGCACCCCACGGCCGGAACCCTCGCCGCCGGCACCGTCTCCCGCGACCGCCGCGATGGCCGACGGGTCCGCTTCACCGGCGGGCGGCTGGACTACTACGCCGGCGAACGCGGGCTGCGTACCCTCGAATGGGATTTCCCCGCTCCGCTGGGTCGCCGCACCGTCTTCGACGAGTTCACGATGGCCGACGTGGTCACGATCCCCAGCCACCTGCCGATCCCCGAGGTGCGCACCTGTATGACCACGGTCGCGGCCAACGACCTGGGCGCTCCGGACACGCCGGCACCGGTCGCGGTCGACGAGCGGGGCCGGTCGGCGCAGACGTTCACCGTCGACGTCGTCGTGCGCTCGGGCTTCACCCAACGCCGCATCACCGCCAGCGGTCAGGACATCTACGCCATCAGCGCCCCACTGGCCGTCGAAGCGATCCACCGCATCCTCACCGGCCGGACCAGAACAACCGGCGTCGCCTCGGCCGGCGAGATCTTCGACGCACCCGACTTCCTGCGCGCGCTGTCCGCACACCTCTCCCTCGGACCACGCGCCGAGTCACGCCTCCCAGAGTTCGCCTGA